The following proteins are co-located in the Vigna angularis cultivar LongXiaoDou No.4 chromosome 2, ASM1680809v1, whole genome shotgun sequence genome:
- the LOC108321660 gene encoding uncharacterized protein LOC108321660, whose translation MAVDLCSENCGVSSSSVSPRISFSHDFSHSDVIPVEQLPFRSNSSGLNSGIDFDFYVSESFELESSSADELFSHGRILPTEVKRKNVPPKQTGQLAPKNNPPLPPPYAAPPTCKNSKKENPKESKCLNDEVYEKQSSKSFWIFKRSSSCGNGHRRSFCPLPLLSRSNSTGSSTPNVKRNPLSKEGGVNIRPNSQKHSSTRLSHSYVPNGYYQKPPLNYKSHHGSYGSSVRVNPVLNVPPANLFGLASIFSSNRDKSKRQL comes from the coding sequence ATGGCAGTTGATCTTTGCTCAGAAAACTGTGGAGTTTCTTCCTCTTCTGTGAGTCCTAGAATCTCATTCTCACACGATTTTTCCCACTCTGATGTCATTCCCGTTGAGCAACTCCCTTTTAGATCAAACTCCTCTGGTTTGAATTCCggcattgattttgatttttacgTCAGTGAGAGCTTTGAGCTGGAGTCATCTTCGGCTGACGAGCTTTTCTCACATGGGAGGATCCTTCCCACTGAGGTCAAGAGAAAGAACGTTCCTCCAAAGCAAACGGGTCAATTAGCACCAAAGAATAACCCTCCATTGCCTCCTCCTTATGCTGCTCCACCTACCTGTAAAAACTCAAAGAAAGAGAACCCCAAAGAAAGCAAGTGTTTGAACGATGAAGTGTACGAGAAGCAAAGTTCCAAGTCCTTTTGGATCTTCAAAAGAAGCAGCAGTTGTGGAAATGGACACAGAAGGAGCTTTTGTCCTTTGCCGCTTCTATCAAGAAGCAATTCAACTGGATCATCAACCCCAAACGTTAAAAGGAATCCACTTTCAAAGGAGGGTGGTGTCAACATTAGGCCAAATTCACAGAAACATTCTTCCACAAGGTTGTCTCACTCCTACGTTCCAAACGGTTATTATCAAAAGCCTCCATTGAATTACAAGAGTCATCATGGATCCTATGGTAGCAGTGTTAGAGTGAATCCTGTTCTGAATGTTCCTCCTGCAAACCTATTCGGTTTGGCTTCAATCTTCTCCAGCAATAGAGACAAGAGCAAGAGGCAGCTTTAG